In the genome of Clostridia bacterium, the window TGAAGGTTGCTGATGCCGGGTTTCTGGCACGGTTTGAATTGAAACAAGGCATCGCGGCACCGTTGCTTGGTTCGGACGGCCGCGCCCTCGGCATACTGGGAGTGCTCGACCGCCGCGATGGAAGAGGTGTTTCGCCGGAAGATATCCGCCGCGCGAAGGCGCTGGCCGCCGAAGTCGCCGTAGTGCTGGAGGCGACGCAGAACCTGCACCTTTCGAAGCAGCACCAGGGCCGGGCAGAAAACTTGATGAGCCTGGCGCTGGAAATGAGTTCTTCGATACAGATGCCGGAATTAGTGCAGAGCTTCACGCATCGCGCGGCGGACATGCTGGGCGCGCCTGCGGCGGCTTTGGCGCTGATGCGCGGTTCTGTACTGGAAACCGTCTGTCTGCACAATACCCAGTCGAGCGGCGACAAATCACTCGTGCGCAGATTGAACCTGGCGCTGACGGATGTGGCGGCGCACCAGAAAAGAGATATTAGTAGCGGGAGTGCATCGGAAGTGCTGGGCCGGACTCTCGCCGAGGGACTCGGATGGCGAGACGTAGTTGTGGCAAGGCTCACCAGCGCCGAGGGTGATCTGATTGGCGTGCTTTGCATCGCGAATCGCCCCGGCGAACTGGAGAAAGCGGACCGCAACCTTCTGCAGGCGCTGGCCGGTCACGCTTCGGTCGCGCTGGAGAATTCGCGCCTGTTCACGCGCATTGCGCAATCGAATAGCCAGTGGCTCGAGATCTTCGATGCCATCTCGGATTTCATCGTGGTGCACGACCAGGGCAACAGGGTGCTGCGCATCAATCGCAGCATGGCCGAATTTATCGGCGTGCGTCCGCCGGAGTTGATCGGCGTGAGCATGAGAGCGCTGATGGAACTGGCGCAGGAGACAGGTCCGGAGCCATGTCCGTTTTGCCGCAGCGAAGGCAGCAGCGACGAGTTCATCCATCCGGTGCTGGAGCGCACGTACCTGGTTTCCACCTCAACAATTCGCGGCGCGCTCGACGACGGCAAGCAGACCATCCATGTGCTGAAGGACATCTCCGACCGGCGTGAGGCCGAGCGCCGATACCGCGAGTTGTTCGACAACATACAGGAAGGGTTGTTCTTCTCAACCCCGGACGGCCGGTTCATCGAAGTGAACGATGCGCTGGTTCGGATGATCGGCTACGACAGCCGCGAAGAGTTGCTGCAGGTGGATATCGCCAATCAGCTTTATCTATCGCCCGACCAGCGGTTGATGTTCCGCCAGGCGATTGAGGCAGCCGGAACTCTGCGCAACTTCCAGGAGACGCTGCGGCGCAAGGACGGCTCCATCATCTATACGCTGCAGAACGCTTTTGCCGTGCGCGATGCCCAGGGATCGATCGTGCAGTATCGCGGCCTGATGCTCGACATTACGGAACTAAAGACGTTTCAGGCCGAGTTGCAACGCCAGCGCGACTTCAACGAAAAAATCCTGAACAACACGCAAAGCGTCATCGTGGTGGCGGATACCGCAGGGCTCATCAGCTACGCGAACCGGCGCTGCTACGAAGGCGGTGGCTACACGGCAGGCGAACTGGTTGGGCGTCCGCTGGTCGAGCTGGTTGCACCAGTGCGGCGGCAGGCAGCCCTGGATGCCTTAGCGCAGACGCTGGAAGGCCTGCAAGTGGACAATCTCGATCTGCCGATTTCGCAGTCGCATGGTGAGATCTCGCATTTCTCCGTCAACCTGAGTCCCATGCGAGACGAGCAGGGGCAGGTGACTTCGATCGTAGTAGTGATGACGGACATCACCGACGCCGCTATCCTGCAAGCCAAGCTGATGCACACAGAGAAGATGGCGGCCGTTGGACAGCTGGTTTCCGGCGTAGCGCACGAAGTGAATAACCCCTTGACGGCGATTCTGGGATTCGCGGACCTGCTTGCCGGCCAGCCCGATATGTCGGACGCCGCGAAGCAGGATTTGAGCGTCATCATCCAGGAAGCGCAGCGCACGAAGTTGATTGTGCAGAACCTGTTGAGCTTCGCGCGACAGATGCCGCCACAGCGCGAACCGGTTCAGGTGAACTCAATCCTGCACAAGACTCTGCGATTGCGCGCCTATGACTTTGCAAACCATGGCGTCGAGGTGTCGGAGCGGATTGAGTCTCCGATGCCGGACATCGTGGGCGATTCGCACCAGTTGCAGCAAGTCTTCCTGAATATTCTGAACAATGCTTACGACGCTGTGCGCGACACCGGAAGACCCGGACGAATCGAGATCGGGACGCGAACGAACGAGGGCTTTGCCGAGGTGACGTTCAGCGACAACGGCGAGGGCATCGCGGCGCCCGACCGCATTTTCGATCCATTCTTCACGACCAAAGAGGTAGGCAAGGGAACCGGGTTGGGCCTGAGTATCTGCTACGGCATCGTGCGAGAGCACGGTGGCGAGATTACGTGCCGGAACCGTCTTGATGGCGCGGGGGCAACATTCACGGTAAGGCTGCCGCTTGCAATACGGGCAATGTCCGCGGGGAGAGCGCAATGAGTTCGGCGACAGCGCAGTGCGTGCCAATTCTGGTAATTGAAGATGAACCTTCAGTGATGGCCTATGTGCGTGCGGCGCTGGAACGCAACGGATACGCGGTGGCTCCGGCGACCTCGGCGGTGCAGGCCTTGGAGATGCTGAACACCGGTACCTTTTCCGGCGTGATTTCCGATATGCGTACGCCGGGCGGCAAGGACGGCGCTGACGTCTTCTCGTGGCTGGAGTTGAACCGTCCGGAGATGGCGCGCAAGTTGATCTTCATCACCGGAGACACGGTGAATGAGGAAACGGCTGCGACGCTGCGGCGCACCGGAGCGCCCTATCTGGAAAAACCGTTTCGCGTGCAGCAACTCATTGAAGTGGTGGA includes:
- a CDS encoding PAS domain S-box protein, coding for MDKLQSSAKPGLSSIQDEPFQRLLLALSAAAADGDDFVSLVQLFLRLTREFFAVDGAFCWQRAGDELIALMGDGLYAERFAGCRLKMSDRAVAVDAIRSRKTKFENGLRSRAEVNFNNRFPADSVLAAPLAASGQVVGAVVFIRAAAGKPFDEDSAEKATILASQLGLFIEASRLTRASREERRRAEVLVQCAQSLHSVLDAEAIRAELTQKVCELLRARLVVLLAREGEALVLRSVVAEDATLAEAVRAQHAKGGCKFAESLAEMATGSEQPLIVSLADANLSDVPEPLATGQMLIAQLRGANSECALLVYCGPEHVFDVQELSLVRAIAGFGVMALNNAELFAKTHEQAREVQQLLDISSELGSIGQLDKFLERFVIRAVEFLGFERSFIALVEGKHCHVRWVAEKGTARPMVVEVPEVLQQHVLVTKETFWADDAAHVKVADAGFLARFELKQGIAAPLLGSDGRALGILGVLDRRDGRGVSPEDIRRAKALAAEVAVVLEATQNLHLSKQHQGRAENLMSLALEMSSSIQMPELVQSFTHRAADMLGAPAAALALMRGSVLETVCLHNTQSSGDKSLVRRLNLALTDVAAHQKRDISSGSASEVLGRTLAEGLGWRDVVVARLTSAEGDLIGVLCIANRPGELEKADRNLLQALAGHASVALENSRLFTRIAQSNSQWLEIFDAISDFIVVHDQGNRVLRINRSMAEFIGVRPPELIGVSMRALMELAQETGPEPCPFCRSEGSSDEFIHPVLERTYLVSTSTIRGALDDGKQTIHVLKDISDRREAERRYRELFDNIQEGLFFSTPDGRFIEVNDALVRMIGYDSREELLQVDIANQLYLSPDQRLMFRQAIEAAGTLRNFQETLRRKDGSIIYTLQNAFAVRDAQGSIVQYRGLMLDITELKTFQAELQRQRDFNEKILNNTQSVIVVADTAGLISYANRRCYEGGGYTAGELVGRPLVELVAPVRRQAALDALAQTLEGLQVDNLDLPISQSHGEISHFSVNLSPMRDEQGQVTSIVVVMTDITDAAILQAKLMHTEKMAAVGQLVSGVAHEVNNPLTAILGFADLLAGQPDMSDAAKQDLSVIIQEAQRTKLIVQNLLSFARQMPPQREPVQVNSILHKTLRLRAYDFANHGVEVSERIESPMPDIVGDSHQLQQVFLNILNNAYDAVRDTGRPGRIEIGTRTNEGFAEVTFSDNGEGIAAPDRIFDPFFTTKEVGKGTGLGLSICYGIVREHGGEITCRNRLDGAGATFTVRLPLAIRAMSAGRAQ
- a CDS encoding response regulator — protein: MSSATAQCVPILVIEDEPSVMAYVRAALERNGYAVAPATSAVQALEMLNTGTFSGVISDMRTPGGKDGADVFSWLELNRPEMARKLIFITGDTVNEETAATLRRTGAPYLEKPFRVQQLIEVVERTIGKTTK